From the Musa acuminata AAA Group cultivar baxijiao chromosome BXJ1-2, Cavendish_Baxijiao_AAA, whole genome shotgun sequence genome, one window contains:
- the LOC135605547 gene encoding protein TIME FOR COFFEE-like isoform X1 yields the protein MERNREARRGTMAASTEATNDGGGGNVLSRRRHRNSSSVRDSPDEDGRVEMQETWRPRDRGAKKTWDRDRSSRSKKRRGERLSNRDEEDESSEESLDEDEGAEDDDLLVPARLPPPSPPPSNPGAAASSSPKQNHHHCHQLLRKSFPPKAVKWRTDETIGVTVPRKARSASARRSHEAPALGGGGGGGRGRELMTRQASTTRIPSCSSNGSLPKKMKLIDGEKPSEISKSASLVEDEIEIEVAEVLFGMTRQFECLSKHDSNNKLDSRDIDADSGNEAKSRASSPSLMSPSPASYPSDCPSALTSSNSCSNPASLPTVASKRKMQMHVESFANPVGLHNLSSFILPSGDKMDARNQIKAEASSPGSERHNASPATKNGSGLIDVFVSRSEISDVQQQKWAKTVQELRPLTGGSDDKEEIISPAKGSACTDLDTNICELIAQKIVPDIPKEQKFNIDLMAPPPGELSPERDDLNVFDSDRKPKGPDVEMALKEVENPTDGVLVGDKQQIEKPIQTNIDLRKQLVVKQNRDLCLDLEKPKSDDIGTGRVQVHKKQVKEPKVEPKQEKSASASSLHMPFNQTWPGSFPPYGYMGQGPTLQAVVPMDGTAGPSNSLQPPPFQQMHPRPKRCATQFYITQMISNHQKFMRMSSFWTAAAGAAPLYGANPYNLNVVPPSDVPLSGKTKEGSSLGKNMSTLQDTKGTPAYAMPYSGHTSQEKMPSANNTNMESAQGKQLILQQMAQSGSTNKMPHVPAFIFPINQQQATPTASAAAANRVGVAKSTTVSGAEVRVSGALGSAGGSSGGGGSATPVNLSFSSLPPNEAQYLAFVQNNAYPFPIPPQIAAAPPFPGTSNAQAMPFFYPSHMLHASQQRSQQQQLAGPPRQHGKQSHPNLSTLSGSSSQKYPQKSQCMGGNGAGAASDGGAISYVFSETHQQQDLLSQQACHSECNKNMKNDLPAADGTNFQSQKAICFQKGSTPIHPQNFVLMSTAAAAIAMGNSKGHGDKQPVYQQPQEKHNMKAELALPQAFTIPFASFGGAGTVPSDFDFSSMTQNHSILWSLPEPSRDGYHQMAKAAVTTTTQAAEQKKVHQVTEGKSAAWESDTSITVEEGRNIIAASKGLQHLFSFAKSDNEPPIQSGVSNSVLDLSSRSVNLIQAPGNCGISVDHAAGTSTAATSVLTSTNNVANSQQQKQQLIHSQKHQLQQLQMQHHLASSHAKSSGSRNNTNIHPESLTEGFTARFPQSLSGPPQALVHGGSPIQWPQGKTSRVGDITAVSSTPLPKKNLREGHQIQISFGMNSNEVVAVGGQHLSGTCDSPSVSSVTIAVGSSSKSVSKIAGGSPRECASMKPGPSTSAIALTQQSAVKQSVTSSSSKPISMSSFNMPSILGRPQKVPAPSSNTKQQQQPQQLPDHQTFSQAQLFFSNPHMQQVPYSKSSAAAPTVVQYYEKPRSEQHTRQSQLQQQLSSAPSSTGMPCFFAPTAFTLAGVPTSDPAKAMAAASVVAANSIKGSPPSNFLNATQLALTTQSASGSPHPPISATFPFMSSLPFSMKPSAEQKPVAGNGGIQAFWQSDKR from the exons ATGGAGAGGAACCGTGAAGCGAGGAGAGGGACCATGGCAGCGTCGACAGAGGCCACCAACGACGGAGGTGGTGGTAACGTGTTGTCTAGGAGGAGGCATAGGAACAGCAGCAGCGTCAGGGACTCTCCTG ATGAGGATGGAAGAGTGGAGATGCAGGAGACGTGGAGACCACGAGATCGGGGGGCCAAGAAAACTTGGGATCGGGACAGATCCAGCCGGAGCAAGAAGAGGAGAGGGGAGAGATTGAGCAACAGAGACGAAGAGGATGAGAGCTCCGAGGAGAGCCTCGACGAGGATGAGGGGGCCGAGGACGATGACCTGTTGGTCCCCGCTCGGCTACCTCCGCCCTCGCCCCCTCCGTCAAATCCGGGTGCTGCGGCTTCCTCGTCGCCCAAGCAGAACCACCATCACTGCCACCAGCTGTTGCGAAAGAGCTTCCCACCCAAAGCGGTGAAGTGGCGAACAGATGAAACCATCGGAGTCACGGTGCCTAGAAAAGCTCGTTCAG CATCCGCCAGGAGATCACATGAAGCTCCAGCCTTaggtggaggaggtggtggtggtcgaGGCCGAGAGCTAATGACCCGACAAGCTTCCACAACCAGAATACCGTCGTGTTCCTCGAATGGCTCTCTGCCAAAGAAGATG AAGCTGATCGATGGAGAAAAGCCATCAGAAATCTCCAAATCGGCATCTTTGGTCGAAGATGAAATCGAGATTGAGGTTGCAGAGGTACTGTTTGGGATGACAAGGCAATTCGAGTGCCTTTCGAAGCACGATAGCAATAATAAGCTGGATTCAAGGGACATCGATGCCGATTCAGGCAATGAAGCGAAATCTAGAGCTTCGTCGCCAAGTTTGATGTCGCCATCTCCGGCGAGCTATCCATCAGACTGCCCATCTGCACTTACATCGTCCAATTCGTGCTCCAATCCTGCCTCGTTGCCTACTGTAG CTTCAAAGAGGAAAATGCAGATGCACGTAGAAAGCTTTGCAAATCCAGTGGGATTACATAACCTTTCGAGCTTCATTTTACCTTCTGGGGATAAAATGGATGCAAGGAACCAGATTAAGGCAGAGGCTTCATCGCCTGGATCAGAAAGGCACAATGCATCTCCTGCAACCAAGAATGGCAGTGGATTGATTGATGTTTTTGTCTCTCGGTCTGAGATCTCTGATGTACAACAGCAGAAATGGGCCAAGACTGTTCAGGAGTTGCGTCCATTGACAGGAGGGTCAGATGATAAGGAAGAAATCATTTCACCCGCAAAGGGATCTGCTTGTACTGATTTGGACACCAATATCTGTGAATTGATCGCTCAAAAGAT AGTGCCCGATATCCCTAAGGAGCAAAAGTTCAATATTGATCTGATG GCACCTCCTCCAGGAGAGCTGTCACCAGAGAGGGATGATTTAAATGTCTTTGACTCAGATCGCAAGCCAAAGGGCCCAGATGTTGAAATG GCACTGAAAGAGGTAGAAAACCCCACAGATGGTGTACTGGTGGGAGATAAGCAACAGATCGAGAAGCCCATTCAGACAAATATTGACTTGAGAAAGCAGCTGGTGGTCAAGCAGAATCGAGACCTTTGTCTTGATTTGGAAAAGCCAAAGAGTGATGACATTGGCACTGGCAGAGTGCAAGTCCATAAGAAGCAAGTCAAAGAACCTAAAGTAGAGCCTAAACAAGAGAAGTCTG CATCAGCATCCTCACTCCATATGCCATTCAATCAAACTTGGCCTGGAAGTTTTCCTCCATACGG GTACATGGGTCAGGGTCCAACTTTGCAAGCTGTTGTTCCTATGGATGGAACTGCAGGTCCTTCCAATTCCTTGCAG CCACCACCCTTTCAACAAATGCATCCTCGTCCAAAGCGTTGTGCCACACAATTCTATATCACACAGATGATATccaatcaccagaaatttatgagGATGAGTTCTTTCTGGACTGCTGCAGCTGGAGCTGCACCTTTGTATGGGGCCAACCCATATAACCTTAATGTAGTTCCGCCTTCAGATGTTCCTCTCTCTGGAAAAACAAAGGAAGGAAGTTCCCTAGGTAAGAATATGAGTACATTGCAAGACACTAAAGGGACACCAGCATATGCTATGCCATATTCAGGGCATACCTCACAGGAGAAGATGCCATCAGCCAATAATACAAACATGGAATCTGCCCAGGGAAAACAACTAATTCTGCAGCAGATGGCTCAGTCTGGATCCACAAACAAGATGCCG CACGTTCCTGCATTCATTTTCCCTATAAACCAGCAGCAAGCAACACCCACAGCCTCTGCAGCAGCTGCTAATAGAGTTGGGGTAGCAAAATCTACTACGGTTTCAGGTGCTGAGGTGCGGGTATCTGGTGCCTTGGGTTCTGCTGGGGGAAGCAGTGGAGGTGGTGGATCAGCAACTCCAGTGAATTTGAGCTTTTCTAGTTTGCCTCCTAATGAAGCTCAGTACCTGGCATTTGTTCAGAACAATGCATATCCTTTTCCTATTCCTCCCCAAATTGCTGCAGCTCCTCCATTTCCTGGAACAAGTAATGCTCAAGCAATGCCCTTCTTCTACCCTTCTCACATGCTTCATGCATCACAACAACGATCACAACAGCAGCAGTTGGCAGGGCCTCCACGACAGCATGGTAAACAAAGCCACCCCAATTTGAGCACCTTAAGTGGATCATCCTCACAGAAATATCCACAGAAATCACAATGTATGGGGGGAAATGGTGCTGGTGCTGCTAGTGATGGCGGTGCAATCTCTTATGTATTTTCAGAAACTCATCAACAGCAGGACCTACTGTCTCAGCAAGCTTGCCATAGTGAGTGCAATAAGAACATGAAAAATGACCTTCCCGCTGCTGATGGTACAAATTTTCAATCTCAGAAGGCAATCTGTTTCCAAAAAGGTTCTACTCCAATTCATCCTCAGAACTTCGTCTTGATGTCTACTGCTGCAGCTGCTATTGCAATGGGCAATAGTAAGGGTCACGGTGATAAGCAGCCAGTTTATCAGCAGCCACAAGAGAAGCACAACATGAAGGCAGAGCTTGCATTGCCTCAAGCTTTCACAATTCCCTTTGCATCCTTTGGCGGAGCTGGAACTGTACCATCAGATTTTGATTTTTCTTCCATGACACAGAATCATTCCATTTTATGGAGCCTTCCAGAACCTTCCCGGGATGGCTACCACCAGATGGCAAAAGCTGCAGTTACTACCACTACTCAAGCTGCAGAACAGAAGAAGGTCCACCAAGTAACAGAGGGAAAATCTGCAGCCTGGGAGTCAGACACAAGTATCACAGTTGAAGAGGGCAGAAATATTATAGCAGCTAGCAAAGGCCTACAGCATTTGTTTTCATTTGCAAAATCAGATAATGAACCTCCCATCCAGTCAGGTGTCAGTAACAGTGTCTTAGACCTCTCTTCCAGATCAGTGAACCTCATCCAAGCTCCGGGAAATtgtggtatatctgttgaccacGCTGCTGGCACTTCTACAGCTGCAACTTCTGTTCTCACATCTACCAACAATGTTGCCAATTCCCAACAACAGAAACAGCAACTGATTCATTCTCAGAAGCATCAACTGCAACAGCTGCAGATGCAGCACCATCTTGCATCCTCTCATGCAAAGTCCTCAGGCTCAAGGAACAACACCAATATCCACCCTGAGAGTCTAACTGAGGGTTTTACCGCTAGGTTCCCTCAGTCTCTAAGTGGGCCCCCTCAGGCTCTTGTGCATGGTGGCAGCCCCATCCAGTGGCCTCAGGGCAAAACATCCAGAGTAGGAGATATTACTGCAGTTTCATCTACTCCATTACCAAAGAAAAACCTCAGAGAAGGTCACCAAATACAGATATCTTTTGGCATGAACTCAAATGAAGTGGTGGCAGTAGGGGGTCAACACCTCTCTGGAACATGTGATAGTCCATCAGTATCTTCTGTCACCATTGCTGTTGGTTCATCTTCGAAATCTGTCTCTAAGATTGCTGGTGGCAGCCCTAGGGAATGTGCCAGTATGAAGCCTGGTCCATCGACCTCTGCAATTGCGCTCACTCAACAGTCAGCTGTAAAGCAATCAGTGACAAGCTCTAGTTCAAAGCCGATATCTATGAGTAGCTTTAACATGCCATCCATTCTTGGGCGCCCTCAGAAAGTTCCTGCCCCAAGTTCTAACACTAAGCAGCAGCAACAGCCTCAGCAATTACCAGATCATCAAACCTTTTCTCAGGCTCAACTCTTCTTCTCTAATCCTCACATGCAACAGGTCCCATATTCTAAATCCAGTGCTGCTGCTCCCACTGTTGTGCAGTACTATGAGAAGCCTCGATCTGAACAACATACACGGCAGTCTCAACTGCAGCAACAACTCAGCTCAGCTCCGTCTTCTACTGGGATGCCATGTTTTTTTGCTCCCACTGCATTTACCCTAGCCGGTGTTCCCACATCTGACCCTGCAAAGGCCATGGCTGCTGCCTCTGTGGTTGCGGCCAACAGTATAAAAGGCTCTCCGCCATCTAATTTTCTGAATGCTACTCAACTAGCTTTGACTACCCAGTCTGCCTCTGGCTCTCCTCACCCTCCAATTTCTGCTACATTCCCTTTCATGTCTTCGCTGCCATTTTCCATGAAGCCCTCAGCTGAGCAGAAGCCTGTAGCTG GAAATGGCGGTATACAAGCTTTCTGGCAGTCTGACAAGAGGTAA